The sequence below is a genomic window from Pseudomonas cremoricolorata.
ACCCGCGAGCTATCCAGAATGCTCGCAGGGTTGATCAACAGAATTTCTAACTAGCTGTACGCCGACAAGCTTGCCGCTTGAAGCCAACAGCTTGGAGCTTGAATGAAATGAGTCACCAATCCGATCTGATCAGCGAGGACATCCTCGCCTACCTGGCTCAGCACGAGCGTAAAGAACTGCTGCGTTTCCTCACCTGCGGCAACGTCGACGATGGCAAGAGCACCCTGATCGGGCGCCTGCTGCATGACTCCAAGATGATCTACGAGGACCACCTCGAGGCCATCACCCGTGATTCGAAAAAATCCGGTACCACCGGTGAAGAGGTCGACCTGGCGCTGCTGGTCGATGGTCTACAAGCCGAGCGCGAGCAGGGCATCACCATCGATGTCGCCTATCGCTACTTCTCCACCGCCAAGCGCAAGTTCATCATCGCCGACACCCCGGGCCACGAGCAGTACACCCGCAACATGGCCACCGGTGCCTCCACCTGCGACCTGGCGATCATCCTCGTCGATGCCCGCTACGGCGTGCAGACCCAGACTCGCCGGCACAGCTTCATCGCCTCGCTGCTGGGCATCAAGCACATCGTCGTCGCGGTCAACAAGATGGACCTCAAGGGCTTCGACGAAGGCGTCTTCGAGTCGATCAAGGCCGATTACCTCGATTTCGCCGAGCGCATCAACCTGCAACCGTCGAGCCTGTACTTCGTGCCCATGTCGGCGCTCAAGGGCGACAACGTGGTCAACCGCAGCGAGCGTTCGCCGTGGTACACCGGCCCTGCACTGATGGAAATCCTCGAAAGCGTGGAAGTGGCGGCCGACCGCAATTTCACCGATCTGCGCTTCCCGGTGCAATACGTCAACCGGCCGAACCTGAACTTCCGCGGCTTCGCCGGCACCCTGGCCAGCGGCATCGTGCACAAGGGTGACGAAGTGGTCGTGCTGCCTTCGGGCAAGAGCAGCCGGGTCAAGTCCATCGTCACCTACGAGGGTGAACTGGAAAGTGCAGGCCCCGGCCAGGCCGTGACCCTGACCATGGAAGATGAAATCGACATCTCCCGTGGCGACCTGCTGGTGCATGCCGACAACGTCCCGCCAGTCACCGACCAGTTCGACGCGATGCTGGTGTGGATGGCCGAAGAACCCATGCTGCCGGGCAAGAAATACGACATCAAACGTGCCACCAGCTACGTGCCGGGCTCGATTGCCAGCATCGTGCACAAGGTCGACGTCAACACCCTCGCAGAGGGGCCGGCCAGTGCTCTGGAGCTGAACGAGATCGGCCGGGTCAAGGTAGCGCTGGACGCTTCCATCGCCCTGGATGGCTACGACAGCAACCGCACCACTGGCGCGTTCATCGTCATCGACCGCCTGACCAACGGCACCGTCGGTGCCGGCATGATCATCGCATCGCCTGTGTTGCCGCACGGCAGCACCGGCCAGCACGGCAAGGCCGCGCATGTGTCCACCGAAGAGCGCGCCCTGCGCTTGGGTCAGCAACCGGCCACCGTCCTGTTCAGCGGCCTGTCCGGCGCTGGCAAGAGCACGCTGGCCTATGCCGTCGAGCGCAAGCTGTTCGACATGGGCCGTGCGGTGTACGTACTCGACGGGCAGAACCTGCGTCACGACCTGAACAAGGGCCTGCCGCAAGACCGCGCCGGACGCACCGAGAACTGGCGCCGCGCCGCCCATGTGGCGCGTCAGTTCAACGAAGCCGGCCTGCTGACCCTGGCCGCGTTCGTCGCCCCGGATGCCGAAGGCCGCGAACAGGCCAAGGCGCTGATCGGCAATGATCGCCTGCTGACCGTCTACGTCCAGGCTTCGCCGCTGGCCTGCCGCGCCCGCGACCCGCAAGGGCTGTATGCGGCCGCTGGCGACAACATCCCTGGCGAAAGCTTCCCGTACGACGTGCCGCTGGATGCCGATGTGGTGATCGACACTCAGAGCACCAGCGTCGAAGAGGGTGTGAAGCAGGTGCTGGACGCCTTGCGCCGCCGCGGTGCGATCTAACCGCGGCTGATCGACGAAAACCCCGCCTCGGCGGGGTTTTCGCTTTTAAGGCGGCAAGCGCAGGAAACCGACGCCGTGTTCATTTCCTCGCCTGTGGTAGCGGAACCTTGTCTCGCTGCTTGACCGCCTTGAAGGAAAAGCTCGAGTAGATCTCCTTCACCCCGGGCAACCTTTGCAGCACTTCCCGGGCGAACTCGCCAAATGACTCCAGGTCAGTCGCCAGCACTTCCAGGAGGAAGTCGTAGCGCCCGGAAATATGGTGGCAGGCAATGATTTCGGGTATTTCCGCCAGACGTTGCTCGAAGGCCTGGGCAACGTCCTTGCCGTGTGAGTCCATCATGATGCTGACGAACGCGGTCACCCCGTAGCCCAGCGCCTTGGGTGAGAGGGTCGCCTGATAGCCAGTGATATAGCCCTGTTCTTCGAGTGCCTTGACCCGTCGCCAGCAAGGCGAGGTGGTGAGCGACACCTGCTCGGCGAGTTCGCTGATGGTCAGGCGTGCGTTCGCCTGCAAGGCGCTCAGCAGAATCAGGTCAGTGCGGTCCAGGGGTGGGGGCATGGCGTGCCTTTCTGAGTTGCTCAATGGCCAATCGGTTGCTCAAGCAGCGCAAACATGCGGTACAAAACAGCAAGAATCACGCTGTGGCTGGGCATAAGCTTAGAACAAACCTCCAGAGGTGCCTGCCATGGACAATTCCACTCACACCCAAGGCTTTTCCACCCGGGCCATTCACCACGGCTACGATCCCATGTCCCACGGCGGCGCGCTGATTGCGCCGATCTACCAGACTTCAACCTACGCTTTCCCCTCTGCCGAATACGGCGCTGCCTGCTTTGCCGGCGAAGCCGACGGGCATGTCTACAGCCGCATCTCCAACCCGACCCTGGCACTGCTGGAGCAGCGCATGGCTTCGCTCGAAGGGGGTGAGGCGGGCCTGGCGCTGGCATCGGGCATGGGCGCGATCAGCGCGACGTTGTGGACGCTGCTGCGTCCGGGCGACGAACTGCTGGTGGGCACCACCGTGTACGGCTGCACCTTCGCCTTCATGCACCACGGCATCGGTGAGTTCGGCGTAAAGGTGCGGCATGTCGACCTCAATGACCTCGACGCCCTGCGCGCGGCCATCACCCCGAAGACGCGGATGATCTACTTCGAAACACCGGCCAACCCCACCATGCGTCTGGTCGATATCGCGGCGGTCACCGGTGTGGCACGCGAGCATGGCATCACCGTGGTGGTGGACAGCACCTACTGCACCCCCTATCTGCAACGGCCCCTGGCGCTGGGCGCCGACTTGGTGCTGCATTCGGCCACCAAGTACCTGAGCGGCCACGGCGATATCACGGCGGGTCTGGTGATCGGCAACAGGACGCTGATCGACAGGATTCGTCTGCAAGGCCTGAAAGACCTCACCGGTGCGGTGCTTTCACCCCATGATGCGTCGCTGTTGATGCGCGGCATCAAGACCCTGGCCCTGCGCATGGAGCGCCATTGCCGCAATGCCCTGCAGGTCGCCCAGTTTCTTCAGCGCCAGCCGGCGGTAGAGGTGCTGCACTACCCGGGTCTGCCCTCGTTCCCGCAGCATGAGCTGGCCACCCGGCAGATGCGTCTGCCGGGTGGCATGCTGGCGTTCGAGATGCGCGGCGGCCTGGCGGCGGGTCGGCAGTTCATGAACGCACTCCAGCTGTTCAGCCGCGCGGTGAGCCTGGGCGATGCCGAATCCCTGGCCCAGCATCCGGCAAGCATGACCCACAGCAGCTACACGGCCCAGGAGCGGGCGGCCCATGGCATCTCCGAGGGGTTGGTACGGCTGTCGGTAGGACTGGAGGACATCGATGACTTGCTGGCTGACCTCGCCCAGGCACTTGCCACCGTCGAGTGATGGCCAGGCAGCAGGCATGAAAAAGGCCGCGTCAGCGGCCTTGTTCGGTGTAGCGATCAGTGCTTCAAACCGTAGCTCTCATCGAGCATGCCGGGTGAGTTCGGCGCTTTCGGCGCGTAGTCGAGTGGCACTTCGGCGCTGTCGCGCGGCGGGGTCAGGCGATCGCGGTGCGGCTGCGGTGCGTCGGAGTGCAGGGCGGCGAGCAGGCGCTGACGGGTCAGATCGTCCAGTGCCAGGCGGTCGGCGCCTTCGGCCAGGTGATCCTGAACGTCCTGATAGCTTTGGGTCAGGCGCTTGACCAGGGTGGCGGTGCTGTTGAAGTGGGTCACCACCTCGTTCTGATAATTGTCGAAACGCTGCTGGATATCGTCCAGCTGACGTTGCGTGCTGTTCGGTGCTGCGTGGGGCAGCAGGCGGGCAGCGACAAAGCCGGCGACGACGCCGACCACCAGTGCCAGGGTCGGCAACAACCAAACAAGGAGCGAGAGTTCCACGAGTCCTTCCTCTATAAACGGCTTTGCTTTACGTTAACGGCTCAGACCTGCGCTGTATATACCGCGAGCGATCGCAACTATCCCAGAACAGACATCCTCAGCTAGACGAATCGACCCATTCCCGGGTCACGGAGTACTGCCTTGCTTGTCCGCGAAACCCCTTGCTTCATCGATGGCCCCAGCGGGCCGCTGGAAGCGTTGTACCTTGATGTCGCCGATGCCCGTGGCCTGGTGCTGATCTGCCACCCCAATCCCGTGCAGGGCGGCACCATGCTCAACAAGGTGGTTTCGACCCTGCAGCGCACCGCTCGCGATGCCGGTTACAGCACCTTGCGCTTCAACTACCGCGGCGTCGGGCAAAGTGCTGGCAGCCATGACATGGGCGCTGGCGAAGTGGACGACAGCGAGGCGGTCGCCCAGTGGATGCGCCAGCAACACCCCCAACTGCCATTAGTGCTGATGGGCTTTTCCTTCGGCGGCTTCGTCGCGGCAAGCCTGGCCGGTCGGCTGGAGCGGGCCGGCAGCGAGGTCGAGCAACTGTTCATGATCGCGCCCGCGGTGATGCGCCTGACCGAGCAGTTTCCCCTGCCGCAGCACTGCCAACTGAGCGTGGTGCAACCGGATGCTGACGAAGTGGTGGACCCACAGCTGGTCTACCAATGGTCTGAAACGCTTTCGCGCCCGCACGAGCTGCTGAAAGTGGCAGAATGCGGACACTTCTTCCATGGCAAGCTGACCGATCTCAAGGATCTGTTGCTGCCGCGCCTCTCGAAATGAGCCAAGCCTGATCAAGCGATAATCATGACTACGCGCATCCTTACCGGCATCACCACCACCGGCACCCCGCACCTGGGCAATTTTGCCGGCGCCATTGGCCCGGCCATCCGCGCCAGCCA
It includes:
- the cysN gene encoding sulfate adenylyltransferase subunit CysN; the encoded protein is MSHQSDLISEDILAYLAQHERKELLRFLTCGNVDDGKSTLIGRLLHDSKMIYEDHLEAITRDSKKSGTTGEEVDLALLVDGLQAEREQGITIDVAYRYFSTAKRKFIIADTPGHEQYTRNMATGASTCDLAIILVDARYGVQTQTRRHSFIASLLGIKHIVVAVNKMDLKGFDEGVFESIKADYLDFAERINLQPSSLYFVPMSALKGDNVVNRSERSPWYTGPALMEILESVEVAADRNFTDLRFPVQYVNRPNLNFRGFAGTLASGIVHKGDEVVVLPSGKSSRVKSIVTYEGELESAGPGQAVTLTMEDEIDISRGDLLVHADNVPPVTDQFDAMLVWMAEEPMLPGKKYDIKRATSYVPGSIASIVHKVDVNTLAEGPASALELNEIGRVKVALDASIALDGYDSNRTTGAFIVIDRLTNGTVGAGMIIASPVLPHGSTGQHGKAAHVSTEERALRLGQQPATVLFSGLSGAGKSTLAYAVERKLFDMGRAVYVLDGQNLRHDLNKGLPQDRAGRTENWRRAAHVARQFNEAGLLTLAAFVAPDAEGREQAKALIGNDRLLTVYVQASPLACRARDPQGLYAAAGDNIPGESFPYDVPLDADVVIDTQSTSVEEGVKQVLDALRRRGAI
- a CDS encoding Lrp/AsnC family transcriptional regulator → MPPPLDRTDLILLSALQANARLTISELAEQVSLTTSPCWRRVKALEEQGYITGYQATLSPKALGYGVTAFVSIMMDSHGKDVAQAFEQRLAEIPEIIACHHISGRYDFLLEVLATDLESFGEFAREVLQRLPGVKEIYSSFSFKAVKQRDKVPLPQARK
- a CDS encoding methionine gamma-lyase, coding for MDNSTHTQGFSTRAIHHGYDPMSHGGALIAPIYQTSTYAFPSAEYGAACFAGEADGHVYSRISNPTLALLEQRMASLEGGEAGLALASGMGAISATLWTLLRPGDELLVGTTVYGCTFAFMHHGIGEFGVKVRHVDLNDLDALRAAITPKTRMIYFETPANPTMRLVDIAAVTGVAREHGITVVVDSTYCTPYLQRPLALGADLVLHSATKYLSGHGDITAGLVIGNRTLIDRIRLQGLKDLTGAVLSPHDASLLMRGIKTLALRMERHCRNALQVAQFLQRQPAVEVLHYPGLPSFPQHELATRQMRLPGGMLAFEMRGGLAAGRQFMNALQLFSRAVSLGDAESLAQHPASMTHSSYTAQERAAHGISEGLVRLSVGLEDIDDLLADLAQALATVE
- a CDS encoding YhcB family protein, with the protein product MELSLLVWLLPTLALVVGVVAGFVAARLLPHAAPNSTQRQLDDIQQRFDNYQNEVVTHFNSTATLVKRLTQSYQDVQDHLAEGADRLALDDLTRQRLLAALHSDAPQPHRDRLTPPRDSAEVPLDYAPKAPNSPGMLDESYGLKH
- a CDS encoding alpha/beta hydrolase; the protein is MLVRETPCFIDGPSGPLEALYLDVADARGLVLICHPNPVQGGTMLNKVVSTLQRTARDAGYSTLRFNYRGVGQSAGSHDMGAGEVDDSEAVAQWMRQQHPQLPLVLMGFSFGGFVAASLAGRLERAGSEVEQLFMIAPAVMRLTEQFPLPQHCQLSVVQPDADEVVDPQLVYQWSETLSRPHELLKVAECGHFFHGKLTDLKDLLLPRLSK